The Amyelois transitella isolate CPQ chromosome Z, ilAmyTran1.1, whole genome shotgun sequence genome contains a region encoding:
- the LOC106133777 gene encoding uncharacterized protein LOC106133777, with protein MDVLKLLAVLVVFFEGGDAGGHGGKHHDHLRIHMPEFIHHDHHTKVITIHHHHHKPKKEHHHHHHHHFKPAPPTFHHHHKKFHIKTKTISKNHGHHGHHGHHGHHGHHHGHHGHHGHHHGHHGHHGHHGHHGHHDYDEHGLENQGFEHHGYGYPIPQHNTAAFDTPTTTFEQDFATFSPSAPSYGGGITAQAPQFHGASPQVHGISHTIKQVKVFDSLPGAIPGTNGQTHGYEVTEADEDDDDAFTSVNSLQQSYPGTFAFVRGVDATNVPFAQLTSQASVPLQNHDPFALGVQPTTGLESDVETFTGTQPDVFVSSPTQIINVASAEPSAAIPSTFPSETGFDSTQTAFVGTTGDTALLTKEENAVDEETPVSFVRQGGIQQVVKTGGVETIVY; from the exons ATGGATGTGTTAAAGTTATTAGCTGTGTTGGTGGTGTTCTTTGAGGGAGGTGATGCCGGTGGTCATGGAGGAAAGCATCA TGATCATCTCAGAATCCACATGCCGGAGTTCATCCATCACGATCACCACACTAAAGTGATCACCatccaccaccaccaccataAACCAAAGAAGGAACATCATCACCACCACCATCATCATTTTAAACCAGCTCCACCGACTTTCCATCACCACCACAAAaagtttcatataaaaacGAAGACAATATCCAAGAATCACGGCCACCATGGTCATCACGGTCACCACGGACACCATGGTCACCATCACGGTCACCATGGACATCACGGACACCATCATGGTCACCACGGCCACCATGGTCATCATGGACACCATGGCCATCACGATTATGATGAACACGGCCTTGAAAATCAAGGGTTTGAGCATCATGGCTATGGATATCCTATACCACAACACAATACAGCAGCCTTCGACACACCCACTACAACGTTCGAACAAGATTTTGCAACGTTCAGCCCTTCAGCCCCGTCTTATGGCGGAGGTATTACTGCTCAAGCCCCGCAATTCCATGGAGCATCACCTCAGGTGCATGGAATATCGCACACAATAAAACAGGTAAAGGTATTTGATTCACTGCCTGGAGCAATCCCAGGCACCAATGGGCAAACTCACGGATACGAAGTTACTGAAGCTGACGAGGATGACGATGACGCCTTTACATCCGTGAATAGCCTGCAACAATCATATCCCGGCACTTTCGCATTTGTTCGAGGGGTGGATGCTACAAATGTGCCTTTTGCTCAATTAACTTCTCAGGCTTCAGTACCTCTACAGAACCACGATCCTTTTGCATTAGGTGTTCAACCCACTACTGGTCTCGAAAGTGATGTAGAAACATTTACGGGTACCCAACCTGATGTGTTTGTGTCATCGCCTACTCAAATTATAAACGTAGCCAGTGCAGAACCTTCTGCGGCGATCCCGTCTACTTTCCCATCGGAAACCGGGTTCGACAGCACACAAACTGCTTTTGTTGGCACTACAGGAGATACGGCGCTGCTtacaaaagaagaaaatgctgtTGACGAAGAAACTCCTGTATCATTTGTCAGACAGGGAGGAATACAACAGGTTGTGAAGACCGGAGGAGTGGAAACTATTGTTTATTAG
- the LOC106133905 gene encoding uncharacterized protein LOC106133905, giving the protein MSARFLLVLVCTAVLATLISAGGHGGGHKKVIIHVPLYVKHHHHKHTIVKHIHHKSGGGGGDDHYEVLGYTYGEPKAAPHGHGWGASDEGHDGGYGESVVHFEGDHGGYGGESEHGY; this is encoded by the exons ATGTCGGCACGATTTCTG TTGGTGCTTGTTTGCACTGCCGTGTTGGCGACGCTGATCTCCGCGGGAGGGCACGGCGGTGGTCACAAGAAAGTCATCATCCACGTCCCACTGTACGTCAAGCATCACCACCACAAGCACACCATCGTCAAACATATCCACCATAAGAGTGGTGGTGGCGGTGGTGATGACCATTACGAAGTTCTGGGATACACCTATGGAGAACCAAAGGCTGCGCCACATG GTCACGGATGGGGCGCTTCAGACGAAGGCCACGATGGTGGTTATGGAGAATCCGTGGTCCACTTCGAAGGTGACCACGGCGGCTACGGAGGGGAATCCGAGCATGGATACTGA
- the LOC106133778 gene encoding uncharacterized protein LOC106133778, with amino-acid sequence MDWMRLFAFLMAVASVQIAADGSKKKIRIHLPQKVKHIHHHKKIYITNHHAPASSQYAPAFLPSAEGAVAVPTNIALPSVASVVPLNSVELVDDAQHRIPGVAPASSKLLPLYRARGYYGPTPSEWDEQEYDVAAPSEPSDNSYPPAPYVPPTGVPPAPPPKRVKIVKPKKGVRRPKPKRVPVRGKPPTEEEHPVSKFHEHFYSDLNGSGTIKKVKKPQRVEKIVDGDTEHIHTYSEEHIHKLVFDDGSKLSNVLGVDPVASMSGITAGHPLMPFKNSLLAIPSDNYPGFAVGSLGTPSHLEYTAYNPRDVTHDHIFHDHGEIPADLDLSREPLGFPPKVSYNSQGLRISDGAKSQKAKYSHKYLRGAKPTVANDLSYYESLYTANRIKKHPNPAVSHIESSLDSNPVQDYRPIPAFNFLGKNPNKIRSTYNGQPTQDYRSQHANKNFTPYSVSSTIVHDYQPKPTYPGALPPTGFSKFKNPVVNFNSNNYDYDAYASSSNILFSEDKNDNADIAPHSYKGKKKSVSTQNISFGGQDHQTMVDHFGASSVVSEAIHEEPPSAFEDVNSYDNTKASDNFSPTPYTIKETSPAHLYYTAMAMKALYNEPASMPEASNDNLQYAEPPTPSDATTPYTPSVATTTEKPNVYFEIQPSKTSENPEQTSNFPSDNEQRTRVKHRHSTQSRDSKQRYSVIQDLRSVKELESENRLARKFVHQNQYLHDSAIDSRGKLKYGDKI; translated from the exons ATGGATTGGATGAGATTG ttcGCTTTTCTGATGGCTGTTGCTTCAGTCCAAATTGCTGCAGATGGATCCAA GAAAAAGATCCGCATACATCTTCCACAAAAGGTGAAGCACATACACCATCACAAGAAAATTTACATTACGAATCACCACGCGCCCGCGTCTTCACAATACGCACCGGCCTTCTTACCCAGTGCTGAGGGTGCAGTGGCTGTCCCGACAAATATCGCGCTCCCATCTGTTGCCAGCGTCGTGCCATTAAACTCTGTTGAACTAGTTGATGATGCACAACACAGAATACCGGGCGTTGCTCCAGCTTCAAGCAAACTCTTGCCATTGTACCGCGCGCGGGGATACTACGGACCAACTCCATCTGAATGGGACGAACAAGAATATGACGTTGCAGCGCCATCAGAACCAAGTGATAATTCATATCCTCCTGCGCCGTATGTTCCACCCACTGGAGTACCACCAGCTCCTCCACCTAAAAGAGTTAAAATAGTCAAACCGAAAAAGGGCGTGCGAAGACCTAAACCGAAACGAGTACCAGTAAGAGGCAAACCTCCAACCGAAGAAGAACATCCAGTATCGAAATTTCACGAACATTTCTATTCAGATTTGAATGGATCGGGGACAATAAAGAAAGTAAAGAAACCGCAACGAGTTGAAAAAATAGTCGACGGTGATACCGAACACATCCATACTTACAGCGAAGaacatattcataaattaGTTTTCGATGACGGGTCTAAACTATCAAATGTACTTGGAGTAGATCCTGTCGCTAGTATGTCTGGAATTACTGCTGGACATCCATTAATGCCATTTAAGAACTCATTGTTGGCGATTCCTTCCGACAATTATCCAGGATTTGCAGTCGGTTCCCTTGGAACTCCATCTCATTTGGAATATACTGCATATAATCCACGCGATGTGACTCATGACCACATTTTCCACGATCACGGTGAAATACCAGCGGATCTGGATCTTAGTAGAGAACCGTTAGGATTTCCACCTAAAGTATCTTACAACAGTCAAGGATTACGTATTAGTGATGGAGCAAAATCACAAAAGGCAAAATAttctcataaatatttaagaggAGCCAAACCTACAGTTGCTAATGATCTCTCATATTATGAAAGTTTATACACAGctaacagaataaaaaaacatccaAATCCTGCGGTATCACATATTGAATCATCATTAGATTCTAACCCCGTGCAAGATTATAGACCAATACcagcatttaattttttaggaaAAAATCCTAATAAAATTCGAAGTACATATAATGGACAACCAACACAAGATTATCGATCACAACATGCTAATAAGAATTTTACTCCTTACTCAGTCTCTTCTACTATAGTTCACGATTACCAACCAAAGCCTACATACCCAGGAGCATTGCCACCGACaggattttcaaaatttaaaaaccctgtagtcaattttaattctaataaTTATGATTACGACGCTTACGCCTCTTcttcaaatatattattttcagaagACAAAAATGACAATGCGGACATTGCTCCGCATAGTTACAAGGGTAAAAAGAAATCTGTATCAACGCAAAACATCAGCTTTGGAGGACAAGATCATCAGACAATGGTCGATCATTTTGGTGCAAGCAGCGTTGTATCAGAAGCAATCCACGAAGAACCTCCTTCCGCCTTTGAAGACGTGAACAGTTACGACAATACTAAGGCTTCTGATAATTTTTCACCTACGCCATATACTATAAAAGAAACGTCACCAgctcatttatattatactgcAATGGCTATGAAAGCACTGTATAATGAACCAGCATCGATGCCAGAAGCCTCCAATGACAACCTACAATATGCAGAACCACCCACACCGTCCGACGCTACCACGCCATATACGCCCTCCGTGGCTACAACAACGGAAAAACCAAATGTATACTTTGAAATACAACCTTCAAAGACCTCAGAAAATCCTGAGCAAACTTCCAATTTTCCTTCCGACAATGAGCAAAGAACGAGAGTAAAACATCGACATTCTACGCAAAGTCGAGACTCGAAGCAAAGATATTCTGTGATCCAGGATTTACGCTCAGTTAAGGAATTAGAAAGTGAAAACAGATTAGCGCGGAAATTCGTACATCAAAACCAATATTTACATGATTCCGCCATAGATTCAAGGGGGAAACTTAAGTATGGCGACAAAATAtga
- the LOC106133779 gene encoding uncharacterized protein LOC106133779 codes for MASYITPSCLLLACVGVCFATFGHEHVHIRVHIPEEHHSSKEVVVHEHHDDHGHGGGGYGGGHGGGHGGSLADHLHGGFVDHLKGHGGGFGGGFGGGHGHSISFGGGFGGGHGGGHDFGSSSGGHGHDIGGGHGGHDFGGGHGGFDLGGGHGGHDLGGGHGGHDLGGGHGGHDFGGGHGGHDFGGSHGGHDFGGGHGSHGGYDLGGGHGGGFGGGFGGGHGGGHDHGSHDFGGGFSGGFGGGHGGGDHDHGSHDLGGSIGGGFGGGHDHGSAGLSIGGGHGGGHDSYSVGGGSGGFSSGGHDSYSVHESHDSHGSGGFGGSLGGHGGDDHGSFGGGLSLGGGHGGDSYSLGGGHGDIGGHGHGGDSYSVGFSGSSGGHGGGHGHGSFSLSDLGGGGHGGGFGGHGGSFGGHGGSFGGHGGGFGGHGSFGGDSYTNALGSGHGGGPYHKRK; via the coding sequence TGTTCACATTCGAGTCCATATACCTGAAGAGCACCACTCATCAAAAGAAGTAGTTGTTCATGAACATCACGACGATCATGGCCATGGTGGAGGGGGGTATGGAGGTGGTCATGGCGGAGGTCACGGAGGCAGCTTAGCTGATCATCTTCATGGTGGCTTTGTGGATCATCTAAAAGGCCATGGTGGTGGCTTCGGAGGCGGATTCGGCGGTGGCCACGGACATAGCATCTCCTTTGGAGGCGGATTCGGTGGCGGCCATGGCGGCGGACACGATTTCGGAAGCAGCTCTGGAGGGCACGGACACGATATTGGAGGAGGCCATGGAGGACATGACTTTGGGGGTGGCCACGGCGGTTTCGACTTAGGCGGTGGTCACGGTGGACATGACTTGGGCGGTGGCCACGGAGGACATGACTTGGGCGGTGGCCACGGAGGACATGATTTCGGAGGTGGTCACGGAGGTCATGATTTCGGAGGTAGTCACGGAGGACATGATTTTGGGGGTGGTCACGGAAGTCACGGAGGTTATGACTTAGGCGGCGGCCATGGAGGCGGTTTCGGTGGTGGCTTTGGAGGAGGTCACGGAGGTGGACATGACCACGGCAGCCATGACTTTGGAGGTGGCTTTAGCGGAGGATTTGGCGGAGGTCACGGCGGAGGAGACCATGACCACGGCAGCCATGATTTAGGAGGCAGTATCGGCGGTGGTTTCGGAGGAGGCCATGACCACGGCAGTGCTGGATTATCTATAGGAGGCGGACACGGCGGCGGTCACGACAGCTACAGCGTCGGAGGAGGCAGCGGCGGATTTTCATCCGGTGGTCATGACAGTTACAGTGTGCACGAAAGCCATGACAGTCATGGATCTGGTGGTTTTGGAGGCAGCCTAGGAGGTCACGGGGGCGATGACCACGGCAGTTTTGGAGGTGGTCTGTCTCTAGGTGGTGGACATGGTGGTGACAGCTACAGTTTAGGAGGCGGCCACGGTGACATCGGTGGTCACGGTCACGGGGGAGATAGCTACAGTGTTGGATTCAGTGGCAGTTCTGGTGGTCACGGAGGTGGTCACGGTCATGGAAGCTTCAGTTTATCAGACTTAGGCGGCGGTGGACATGGAGGTGGTTTCGGCGGTCATGGTGGCAGTTTTGGTGGTCATGGCGGCAGTTTCGGTGGTCATGGTGGCGGTTTCGGCGGCCACGGCAGCTTCGGAGGCGATAGTTACACCAACGCATTAGGGTCCGGCCACGGTGGTGGCCCCTACCATAAAAGAAAGTAA